In the bacterium SCSIO 12741 genome, TCGTGTACATGAACGATGGAAATGGAAATTTCTCTCGGTTTCAAACCGGTATGACCGAAGAGCGTTCACAGTCTTTTGGAGTAGCCCTGGCCGACTTCGACAATGACATGGACTTGGATTTAATGGTGGCAAACCGCGCTGGAAACGACAATGACTTTTACGAAAACGAAACTGGAAGTTGTCAGTCCGCCTTGTGCGTCAAGTTGACCGGAACCCAATCTAACCGTTCGGCGGTTGGAGCCAAGGTACGGGTTAAGGCGACCATTTATGGAGTAGCCGTATGGCAAATGCGAGAGGTTTCCGCCCAATCGGGAGGAGGAGCCGGAGGACAAAGTTCCTTGCGTCAATTGATTGGATTGGGAGATGCCACTCAAGCGGATTCGGTAATCATCGAGTGGCCATCTGGGTTGAAAGAATACTATACTCAGGTGAATTTGCAGAACTGTATGGAGCTTACCGAGCCCGCAGGAACATTGGTTTCAGGTCGCGTGTTTATTGATCAGAACAACAATTGCCAATGGGATCAAGGGGAGCAGGTATTGGCCCATCAAACCGTAGAATTGACCCCGGGTCCGAGGTATGTATCCACCAATTCTGAAGGAAACTACGAGACCTATCTTGAAATGGGAGCCTACACCTTGGCGCTCAAAGATTCCAGTTCCTGGAAAGCAAAATGTGGGGCTTCAACCATTACGCATAGTATTTCGGTAAGTGGTGCTTCGGGTGAATCTCACACTGGGCTTGATTTTCCACTTCAGGCTCAAAATGCCTTGGCCGATGTAAGTGTAACTATTGGGGCGTCTGCTCTTCGCCGCGGTTTCCGAAACAACATTTTGGTGAATTATGGCAACGAAGGAACCGTCACTGCCAAGGATGTTTGGGTAGGAGTAGAAGTGGATCCCGATTTGGTATTGGTAGAGACCAGTATTCCCTGGGATTCAGTTTCTCAAAACACCTACTTCTGGTATTTCGATTCGCTTCCGGTTCAAGCCTATGGCCAGTTAGTCTTAACTGATTCTGTTTCGTTGGCTGCCACTTTAGGAGATTGGAAAAACATTCCAGCGAGCATTACCACTTCTACTGCAGAAAACAACTTGGCTAATAATCAATCATTGGCTCGGGAAGAAATTGTAGGAGCTGTAGATCCAAACGATAAATTGGCCTGGCCACGTGGTTTTGGAGCGGCTCATTTGGTTTTAGCTTCGGATACCTTGACCTACAAAATCCGGTTCCAAAATATAGGTAACTACCCGGCTGCCCGAGTGGTGGTTTTGGACACCTTGAGTGGCGACTTGGACTGGACCTCCTTGCACGATTTAAAAATGAGTCATGACGGTGAGTTTACCCTTTTTGAGAATGGCGTACTTCATGTTCTGTTCGATGGAATTGAATTGCCGGATAGTATGTCTGACCCGTTGTTGAGTCAGGGTTTTATCAGCTTTAAAATACTGCCTCGGGTTCAAACTCTGTCCGGTACCGTGATTCGAAATACGGCTGCTATTCAATTTGACTTCAACGATTACATCATTACCAATGAAGTGTTTCACACGGTGGTGGATCGTATGGATGGAGATGAATGGGTGAAAATGATTGTTTATCCTAATCCAGTGCAGCCCGAATCGAAGTTAGAGCTGGTGATGACAGGCGAGGAGCATTTACCGATTACCATTCGACAATTGCAGGTTTTTACCCTGTCGGGAACGCTTGTTGCCAGTCGGGAGATAGATGAACCAGGACCCGTATCTCTGGACGATATCCCCTGGGGTAATGGTATGTACATTCTGAAAATTCGCGATGAGTGGAATCATCCCTATACCGGCAAAGTAATGGTGAGGTAAAACCTGGGAATTATCGAAAAATACGGCAAATGACGTAGACCATTTACTGGGATTGGGCGAGAACTTTGTATCAAAAATCGCTCATGAAGAATGTTCTATCAATCGCCTTGTTACTTCTATCTGGAAGTTTGCTGGCACAACCCGATTTTACCAAAAACGATATGCCCGATATTGGCGATCAGGATACGATCTTGTATTTGACCTACCACGCTATTACTAACGACCTGGATGCTGAGACCGGAAATGGATACAATTGGGACTTCTCCGATTTGATGTTTAACCTGGGTTTTTATGAAACAGATTCATTTAGAACCAAACAGCATCCGGTAAGCTCAACCCACCCTACGGCAACGATAGAGGAGTTTAGGCAGGGTTCAGCAGGCCAATTTGTTAGTCTGTTTAGCTACCGAAACGACACCCTATTTCAACACAGAACTGGAGGGGTGTCCTCCGGAACGAGTTTTAATCCCCCGCTGGCTTCCATTGTTTATCCGATAGGGTTTAACCAGAGCTCAGATGTAACGGCGCCTATTTTTGTAGGAGCAAACCAGGTTGGCGAAAGAAGAACCACGACCGATTACGATGGCTTTGGCACCCTCAAAATGCCTGGCAATACGAATTACTCCAACGTGTTTCGCATCAAGAAGGTAGAAGTAGACACCAACTACATTCTCAAATCCACCACGACCTATACGCAATACATCTGGTACAAGCAGGGAGGAGGGGTACCCATTCTCAGATTGCTTTACTCGGGAGCTTCAAACCTCTATTTCGTTTATGGTAATAAAACCAGTGAAGGCGGTGGCGCCCCAGGTCCATCTGCCCTAGTAAGTACCCCATCCAATGAATCGATTGACCTATTTCCGAATCCAGCAAAAACCTGGCTGCAAGTAACTGGGGGCGACCTGGAGAAGGTTGAAATATGGGACCAGTCAGGCCGCAAAATGGAAACCCAATGGCAAGCTGATAAGATTTCGGTTGAAGACTACCCTCAAGGGGTTTATTTCCTGCGGGCATCCTTGAGTTCCGGCCAGTTGGTTCAGAAGCGGTTCATTAAGAACTGATCCGAGAAGCACTCCTAAATGTGGCATATGACCTATAGCAAAACCCGAACGGACGTGAGAATTTTGCCTCAAATGGAACACATGAAGGCACTAAAATGGATGGGCTGCGCAATGATCTTGTTATTGACAACAAGTCCGCTAATCGCTCAGAAGAAGAAGTTAACCATCAAGAAACCCAACCTTCGGATCGGTGAGAAAATCGGTAACCTGGCCGGAAACATGATGACGGCGAAAACCGACGACCTTGGTGCCACGGCGCCCATTGTAACCCTCATTATGGGGGTGTATCCGGTTGAGACCAAAACGTCGGAATCCAAATACTTTCCCAAAAACACCCGTGAAGGCGATCACCTGGTGTATACCACCTTTATGAAATCGGAGGGTATGGGGATGTACAAGATTTTGGGGAATGTATCCTGCGAAGGGGATTCACTCGATTACGTTGGAGTTGGCTCTTATGGGCTCAATTTCGATAAACCCGTTGAGGGCCCAAAAAAGGTGGACATTACCACCGAAACAGGCGGAAAAGCTACCGTAACCGTAGAGCCTATTCCGGAGGTAGAAATTCTGGAAATTAACGGAGACCCTACCATGCCCATTCTGGATTTGAATGAAGACTTTACCCTCAAAATTTCTCACCCGGAAGGAGCAGAAGGAACCACCATCAAAGTGGGCTTACTTACCGACGTAGC is a window encoding:
- a CDS encoding T9SS type A sorting domain-containing protein — its product is MKNVLSIALLLLSGSLLAQPDFTKNDMPDIGDQDTILYLTYHAITNDLDAETGNGYNWDFSDLMFNLGFYETDSFRTKQHPVSSTHPTATIEEFRQGSAGQFVSLFSYRNDTLFQHRTGGVSSGTSFNPPLASIVYPIGFNQSSDVTAPIFVGANQVGERRTTTDYDGFGTLKMPGNTNYSNVFRIKKVEVDTNYILKSTTTYTQYIWYKQGGGVPILRLLYSGASNLYFVYGNKTSEGGGAPGPSALVSTPSNESIDLFPNPAKTWLQVTGGDLEKVEIWDQSGRKMETQWQADKISVEDYPQGVYFLRASLSSGQLVQKRFIKN